The genomic DNA AAATCATCAGTTATTAAAAAATGCATAAAGCACATCTAGGTATGAACACAAaattcttgatcgagtcaactgTTATAAACCTCTGTAAGATTCAattcttttttcttttaatttggtTTTTGGAGCAAGATCTGATCAAATATTCTCTCCACTCTCCAGAAATTCAAATCTTTTGGTTCTAGTATAGTCTACTATAGACTGCAATTATTAGTGAATGACTCTTCTTATACTTTGTTACtcaaatattttataattttgcTTATCATTCCTATCAAATAAACCTCACGGTTCTTACACTCTCTCCTATCTAAAACAGTGCATAGAACAAAATACGGTTGGTATTGTAAAATGTGCATCTTTCCACTCTTTCAGTGAAAAGGTATTATCCCAAAACCTATATCAACAATTAATATTCTATTCTCCATGTGAAGATTGGTCGGATAAAATGTTAAAAGACATTTACGGGTTAGAAAATGATTATTTTACGAACTATGCAGTAACTTGATCATTATAGAGGTGCTTGTCATGATAATGTTTATACGGGCAAGGTTTttttttcgaaattttgaaaTTCCTCAGCATTGCCAGTTTTTTTATCTTGCTTTCATAGACTCTAATTTCTTAGAAGTCTAGAATTATGCTGCCCATTTTGTACATTAATCCCAAGCCAGAAACATATGTTAGTGGATCTTAAAGGCTTGGAACTCCATGATTGCAATTCCCAATTCTTTGCCACATAAAAAAGTTTTGATAATATACTTCACATAATTGTATATAAAATATTAGATATATACCGAAAGTGTGGAGTTTGTAATAAAATTTAGAATTGAAACTAGTTGTATGCGCtggttttgaaaagattttagaCAAATTAAAGTATTGTTTGACTTATTAGAGAGCAAAGAAAATGTTTGTGGATATCATTGTTTTGACCACATAATCTTGAGGACCATGTAGGCAGTGGATATTTGTTTTTAAAAAGTAGTGGTTTTGAGAGGCATGTTATAGGTGTTTGGACAACTCTAGTCGCTTCATTTTCAGGAAGGCTGTTACATCTAAGAATTAATCTCATAAGAATAAAAGGACTAATGAAAAGGTTATACTAATCACATCCTTACGCGTTTTTAGTTGATCAAGCGTAGCAGCACACACTCATAATGGATATCCCATACGGGACATGGTTTCCTGAGCTGGTAAGAGCATCTATTATTTAGAAATAACAATGGTTCTTATTACTGACACTTTTCTTGATATAAACTGTTTAATGACTAACTTTAACTTGCCAATGATAGAATAGCGAAGATCTTCATCAGTTCTTGAaccaacatcaacaaacacacCCTTATAGTGAGTTTGTGGATTCATCTTCTTCACCAAGCTTTGATGGTTACCAGAATCTTGTCACAAAAGACCAAACCATCAATGCAGCCATCATTAGCAGAGATTTAGAAAAACAAGACTACTACAAGGCTAATACAACTAGCTCTTTTGCTCCTATTGGTCGATCTCCATCGAGCACATTCACTATATCTTTTGGAGACTCCGCCTCACAAGCAACGATAAACCAAAATCAACTCTATGGAGGGTACACATTGAAATTTCATGATGCAATTAAACGTAAAGACGAGATGAGTCTCAATGAACTTCTTGGAACCATAGAAGTCCCTAAAAGGGTTTCCAGCACAAGAAGAAACCATAGACAAGCCCAAGAGCATATCTTGGCTGAAAGGAAGAGAAGGGAGAAGTTGACTCAGCGCTTCATTTCTTTGGCTGCTCTCCTACCTGAAGTTAAAAAGGTACTTAGTTGCAGACCATCACATTTTCTTGTGTCAATTTAAAATTCTTTAATCATTAGTTGATATGGTACAGCTTTATTACATATAAAACCTGTAACATTACAAATTAAATACCATGTTTAATACATCTCatatgaaaattaaaaaataacaCTCAGATTAAACTTAATTAGTTGATACCCAAGAACTTTATTGTCTCTCACTCGGTCTAGTTGATCTTTATTTTCATATTCCTGTTTTTAGATCCAAATAAGTGTAAAGAGTATATACATTGTCCCAAGAGCTATTCCCCATATGTTATAATAATAAATGATCAAATAACTATAAAATCTAAAGGATTTGTCCCAAGACCTCCTTAACCTGAAAGGAATGCCGGTAGGTCTTGAATGTTGTAACCTAACATCTGGTAGTTCAAACACTTTGTAATATGTTCTTCATTTCTTTAGCGCCTTGCTATTGATTTGTTTTTAATCTAATATGCAGTTTGAAAAAATAATTTAATAGGTGTTGAAACTTTTATTACCCCCCCTTTGGACCCGTTCCTATGATTCACTAGACAAGTATATTGTTCATCAAAATGAGAACCAATTAATTATGCATTAGTCATTTACGCCCGTGATTACTAGTCTCAACGCAATAATATGCAATAAAAGTAGAGCTTTAGAATGACCATCTACAGTTGATAATCTGTTATTGTAGATGGACAAGGCCACAGTGCTGGAAGATGCAAGTAAATACATAATAGATCTTCAAAACCGAGTGAAGGAACTCGAAGAAACATCAATTATTGGGAAAACTGTCATCCAGGAATCAACTACATCTTCAATGAGCAAATCCAAGTCGCAGGGTGGTCATGAACTAGAGGTGGCTTCTTTTGATCCCGAGACAAACTCTTCACCTAGTAATGCTGCCTTTAATCCTGGGATAAAAGTAAGAATATTAGGAAGCAACGTACTAGTAAGAATTTACTGCCATGGAAATCAGTCGCTTGCATTGAAAGCCCTCACTGAAATGGAGAGACTTCATTTCACTGTCATGTGTAATAGTGTTCTTCCAATATCTGCTACTGCTGCTCTAATAACCATTATAGCTCAGGTATGTGAATTGATAGTCAATTAATAGGAAACCTGTCCATTACAAAGTATGCTTGTCATGAATAGGTTTTGTCAATTTTTTTATAGCGTCATTATTTTTGGCTAAAAGTTTGGGCTACTTTCATGATTTTGTGTAGATGAGTGAAGACTTAGCCGTGACAGCCAGGGATCTCTTAAAATGCTTGCGATTATCTCTTTCAAATTTTTGATGACGTTTGGTTGATCCGAAGAATTGAATAGTCTAGTACAAGTTTTTAACCTTCTATTGTTGTGAGGTAGTTATTTCTTAAACAGCAGGCTATCTTTTTCATTCTTATCTTTTCAGTATTTCGGACATATGGTTAAAACTTTTTGGGTTTACATCTCTGCTTTAGTtgaattttattatatattttttccaTGTAATTCTTTTTGTTACTATAAAACTATTTAAAAAGGGAATTACTAAAATAAACACATATAGCTTTTCAGTTATTTCTTTACCTTTTAAAGATCGTGTTGCATAGTGTGATAACTTTGAATGTTGTTTTAAGAAGGGAACTTTCATCTATATGTGGATAGATTTTGAGGACCTTTTCTAATTGAGCTATTCAAGTTATGTGGATAGATTTTGAGGACCTTTTCTAATTGAGCTATTCAAGTATTTGATGCTAGATCTTGTATTCATGTTTTGGCCATGTCACACCATATACTTCCTTTCAAacagtagtagtagtagtagtaatatGTAGTATTTTTTTCTTCCCTAAGAGTCTTCCCTTCACGATGTATCAGAATGCTACCATTCCCACATAGTTAGATAATCCAATGAAATCTTCTTTGAGTTCATCAACTAAAAATCTTTCCTAGTTTGTGTATCTCAAACACTTTAATGTCATAAGACTCATATGTCATACCGTAGTTGGCAAATATAAGACTTCCCTTTTATTATTGTGTACTATTTGAGTACATAGTAACATCAACCATCATCTTTAATCAAGGTTATCTACAATGTAGCTCGCAATGGCTGGGTCCATTGTCTTCCTCGATTTTAATAATTAGGGTGTTAAGTAATTGGCTTTGTACCACTTTTACGATGTGAAATGTTGGAACACACTTCAAGAACAACAAAAATGTCCATATGGTTAAACCACAAACTCTAAGTAGGTGACAAATGAGGTTGTTAAAGTAGTCTTGTTTCATGAAATTTGTTAGAACTTGATATGTAAGGCCAACAATAAGATTTGCTATAACAACATCACTAGAGTACACCAACCTTAAAATATTGTGTTCCTCACTTGTGAGtcttctttttgaaattttttatcACTTTATAAGTGATTGAGTTTACAAACTAATTATATAACATATTGTTAGTAGATAAACTctaattattgttattattatcgTATATAACATACGTAACATAAAAGTATCCTTATATTTCGTAGGCGTAGGATAATGACGGTTATAATTGGCAGTTATAGTTGAAGCGCTGCGATCATATGGTTATGTCTGTTACAATTGGCGCCAAGAAACCGTTTCACATATTTATATATTGGATGCTCTACAACAATGATCTTACCAATAAATTATTAATTACTTTCCTTAACCGCAATATTTATTCTTTACACTTATGTTCTTATCGTCCATTCATTGATTCAATTTCACACATAAATCTCCTTTGTTTCTATGTATTCAATTGTGTACTTCGTTTGTTCTGATCATAACCACCAACACATATAAAGCATCTTTACAAAGCATCAATGTAATTCACTGGTAAAATAACTATTGATACTAATCTTCTAGCCATCTATACTATATATCAATGTTCGACAGAGTGTGAGCCTTGAAAccggttaatctcttaacatcATGTACATAGTTAGAtagttagaattattattaagTAGCGGTTACAAAGTACGAGGACCAGAAGTGACAAAATGGAAGTTGAAAACTACCCTCAATAACCGAATGGGTGTGTCTCTACACACACACCATTTCGAATCGGTGCCAAGGCAAAGAACAAAGGGACGCGACTGTTGATCGAGTGGACGACATTCAACATACCTTTTCATGATTCAATCGCAACCACACATCCAAGAGACATGACTTTTCACGAAGAGACGCGTCTATTCACTCGTACCCgtagaaaactataaatagggactTGTAGATTCATTTGTAATATATACTCTCATTCGATTTGTAAACATTCATTTGATTATTACAAGTTATTGTTATTCAAGTTATTCACGCTCatttagagatcaagatccaagttcgggccaacaaattggtatcagagcatcaggctctaggtgtgggaatcgcaaggcatcgcagggaattcgcgatcaggtttcaaTTTCGTTTAAATTCGCAAAAGTTTCATTTCAGAATTATTTATTTTCGGTTCTAGGAAAGTCGGTCGAACCGAACGGTTAGGAATCTAGGGTTCGTTTGTTTTTGATTCCGGGGTTATAGTGCGAATTAGATTGTTTTTGGTTATTTGGTTATTACACGATTCGGGTAATCGGGGTTGTTGAGATATATTGAAACCAAAAGAAAGTTTATTAGAAGTGAAGATTATTCGGCAGGAAGATATGGCAGGATCATCCGGGCAAAGTCCGATAAATGGAAATTCTCtttcccagtttcagtgtccgattctgaaaccaacaaactatacggTTTGGGCTATTCGTATCAAGACGATTCTTGAAGCGAATGGTTTGTGGGAAACGATTGAACCGGCAGAGAATGCAACGGTAGACACTAAGAAAGATAAGTCTGCAATTGCATATCTGTTTCAAGCAATACCAGAAGACGTTGTATTGCAAGTCGCAAGTTGTAAAACTGCAAAGGAGATTTGGGAAAATCTAAAGATTAGACACGTTGGCGTTGATCGGGTACAAAAGGCGCGTATGCACACGCTAATGTCAGAATTTGAATTGTTGCAAATGAGGGATGACGACACTATTGATTCGTTTACCGCAAAGATTAACAGTATCGTTACCCGAGCAACTGAAGTAGGAACGACAATGAGTCAACCGACTCTAGTACGCAAACTCTTAAATGGCGTACCAGATAAGTTTACTCAAATCGTTGCCTCTATGGAACAATACTCTGATCTAGAAACCATGACGCTACAGGAAGCGGTCGGAAGACTAAAGACGTATGAAGAACGTCTCAAGTTAAAGAAAGGAAATCAAGGAGAAAGCCAAGATAGGCTTATGTTTACACATCAGGATAACTCCAGAGGAAGGCAATCTGGAAACCGCGGTCGTGGTAGATTTAACCAGACGCGTGGAAATTGGCGAAACAACGGAAATAGGCAAAGTCCCAGAAACGAAGGATCTACATCTAGATCTAGAAATGGAAGTTCTAGAAATTGGAGGAAGTTTGCGAGAACCGACCTAAGTAAGATCCAATGCTTTAAGTGTCAAAAGTTTGGACACTACAAGAAGGACTGTTCTGAGAAAGACGAAGTGCAAGAACATTCAAACCTCGTCGAGGAAGACGAAGCACCCGTATTGTTAATGACAATACAAGAAGAAAATGTTCAAGAGAAGGCTCTGCTAAACGAGGAACGTATAAAACCAACAAGTTACGCCTCAGAAGATAAGAATCTATGGTACTTAGACAACGGGGCAAGCAACCACATGACAGGAGTGCGAAGTCACTTCAAGGAATTAGATGAAACTGTGACAGGGCAAGTACGATTCGGTGATGGGTCACACGTAGAAATTAAAGGCAAAGGTTcaatactactggaatgtctgaATCAAGAACAAAAGATCGTTTCACAAGTATACTACATTCCAAGTCTGAAGACCAATATATTGAGCCTCGGACAACTTACAGAAATCGGTTGCAAAGTGGTTATGGATGGAGATCTGCTTACTATCCGAGATCGAAATAGAAAGCTACTAATGCGAGTCAAGAGAAtgaagaacaggttgtacaaagtCAAATTGAAAACGGGAAAACCAATCTGCTTACTATCAAAGACCGAAGACACAGCATGGTTATGGCACGCAAGGTTAGGCCATTTACACTTCGACGCTATTAAGGAAATGACTCGTAAGAACTTGGTACATGGAGTTCCACAAATAAGTCATGCTAGTCAAGTCTGTGACGCATGCTTATTAGGAAAGCATAGTAGGGCACCATTTCCAAATCAGGCAAAGTTCAGATCTTTAAAACCTCTGGACTTAGTCTATGGAGATTTGTATGGTCCTATAACTCCACCAACACATGCTAGGAAAAAGTATATATTCTTACTTGTAGACGACTGTACTCGCTACATGTGGGCGTATTTACTAACTTCCAAGGATCAAGCATTCGAAACATTTAAGGAGTTCAAAGAAAAGGTGGAAAAGGAAACGCAGACCAAGTTAAAAATGCTAAGGacggatagaggaggtgaattcacatcggctgaattcaacaagtattgcaaaaccaacggcatagcaagacagcttacagcaccatattccccacagcaaaatggagtagtgGAAAGAAGAAACAGGACGATGTTGTCAACTACTCGCAGTATGCTAAAGGCAATGAACAAGCCACAgaacttttggggtgaagcagtACGACACGCGATATACGTACTAAACAGGGTTCCGACAAAAGCCCTGGTGAACAAGACACCATATGAAGCACTAAAAGGAAGGAAGCCAAATTTAGAACACTTGAAGGTTTTTGGCTGCACTGCTTACGCTAAGGTACTAccacttcaacaaaagaagttagaTGATAGAAGTGCACCTATGGTTTACCTTGGAATAGAAGAAGGATCAAAAGCATACAGATTATATGATCCAGCAAAGAATAAGATATGTGTCAGTAGAGATGTAAAGTTCATGGAAGGTCAACCATGGAACTGGAATAGTTATATGGAAACGGTAGATTCAGGGAATCCCGAATGGACAAACTTTGTCATTCAAGAAGATGACATACCACCAGAATTAGAAGAAAATGAGCCAAGTAGTCCAGGCAGTAGCGGGCCACATCATGACGATTCAGGAGTAGATCAGACAGAAGAACCAGACTCCTATGTAACCCCGCCAGCATATTCATACAATCAGAACTCAGCAGGAAGTTCAAGCAGGTTATCAAGTGGAAGTCCATCCACTTCTGAAAGTACAACAGAGAATATTAGCGACACTCCAGTAAAACTGAAAAGTCTCGAAGACCTGTATGAAGAAACAGAAGAAATTCAACTAGATCCACATGAATTATTACTCGCTGAAGAAGAACCAAGGAATTACAAGGAAGCATCTAGTGACAGAAAGTGGATTGAAGCAATGAAGGCTGAATTAGactcaataaacaagaataacactTGGAGCTTGACGGAATTGCCAAAAGATCACAAGGCAATAGGCTTAAAAGGGGTATTCAAGACTAAGAAAGATGCAAACGGAAATATTGTCAGACACAAAGCAAGGCTAGTTGCAAAGGGATATGTTCAGCAACACGGAATAGACTTTGACGAAGTCTTTGCACCAGTAGCACGTATGGAAACAGTACGACTAATGTTGGCTTTAGCAGCATATCAAGGTTGGGAGGTACATCATCTAGATGTGAAATCTGCATTCTTACACGGAGATCTCAAGGAGGAAGTCTATGTATCACAACCAGAAGGATTTATAAAGCCAGGAAATGAAGGAAAGGTTTACAGACTATCAAAAGCACTGTATGGATTgagacaagcaccaagagcttggaatacgAAGTTAGATCAAACCCTAAAGTCACTTAACTTCAAGAAGTGCACTTTAGAGAATACAATCTATACAAGAACAAGGGAAGCCTCTACACTAATAGTTGGAGTCTATGTTGATGACTTGATAGTCACTGGAACATCAAAGAAGGGGATAGACATCTTTAAATCTCAGATGAAAAACAAATTTGATATTAGCGATCTAGGATTGCTAGCATACTATCTGGGAATAGAAGTAATTCAAGCAGGGGGTGAGATAGGCATCAAGCAGACAGGATATATCAACAAGATACTCAAAGACGCCGATATGTTATCCTGCAATGACACGAAGACACCCATAACTCCAGGAACTCAATTAAAAAATACTGAAGAAGGAGATCTAGTAGATGCAACACACTACAGAAGCTTGATAGGTTCTCTCAGGTACTTATTGCATACAAGACCAGATCTATGTTACCCAGTCAGTCTACTTAGTAGATTCATGCAAGAACCAAAGGAGCAACACCTGAAAGCAGTAAAGCAAATACTACGTTACATCAAAGGAAATAAAGAGCATGGAATCATCTACAGAAGACAAGGAGGATATAAGATCACAGGTTATAGCGATAGTAGTTTTGGAGTTAatacagacaaaggaaaaggaacaacTAGTCTGGAATTCTACTTTGGAGAATCACCTATAACCTGGTGCACACAAAAGCAACAAACAGTGGCACTATCATCATGCGAATCAGAATTCATGGCAGCCACTGCAGCAGCATGTCAAGCACTATGGCTTAAAAGATTGTTAAGTGAAATCACAGGCTGGAAGGAAGAAAAGATAACACTCAGAGTAGATAACGTTTCAGCAATAGCACTCATGAGAAACCCAGTCTTTCATGGAAGAAGCAAGCACATTGACACACGATATCACTTCATAAGAGAATGCGTGGAAAACGAAGATATCACTATGGAACACATAAGTGGAGAACTACAACGAGCAGATATACTAACAAAGGCATTAGCAAGGATCAAGTTTGCTACAATGAGGGAACTGCTCGGAATTCAAGATTTGAAGCAACTCATGGATGTTAgagattaagggggtgaatgaaaccggttaatctcttaacatcATGTACATAGTTAGAtagttagaattattattaagTAGCGGTTACAAAGTACGAGGACCAGAAGTGACAAAATGGAAGTTGA from Helianthus annuus cultivar XRQ/B chromosome 7, HanXRQr2.0-SUNRISE, whole genome shotgun sequence includes the following:
- the LOC110868122 gene encoding transcription factor bHLH18, giving the protein MDIPYGTWFPELNSEDLHQFLNQHQQTHPYSEFVDSSSSPSFDGYQNLVTKDQTINAAIISRDLEKQDYYKANTTSSFAPIGRSPSSTFTISFGDSASQATINQNQLYGGYTLKFHDAIKRKDEMSLNELLGTIEVPKRVSSTRRNHRQAQEHILAERKRREKLTQRFISLAALLPEVKKMDKATVLEDASKYIIDLQNRVKELEETSIIGKTVIQESTTSSMSKSKSQGGHELEVASFDPETNSSPSNAAFNPGIKVRILGSNVLVRIYCHGNQSLALKALTEMERLHFTVMCNSVLPISATAALITIIAQMSEDLAVTARDLLKCLRLSLSNF